AACTGCTTGGCCCGCAGACCGGGCCTCTCGATCCATTGGGTTGTCATCAGTCCCAAGCCGCCGAGGCAATCAGGTCAGAGCCTTGCCGTACATAGAAAGCATCCAGTTGCCACAGGGCCCCATCAAGCGGCCGGTCGTACTGAGGCAGCACGTCGTAAAGCCGGTAGCCATTTTCTTCGAAGAAACGGTTCACCTCCGCAAAGGTCGGCACATCGCCAATGGGGATCACTGAGAGTTCACAGATGATCACCTCAAAGGGTGAGAGGTGATCTACGGCTCCATGCAGAGCCTGCAGCTCATGGCCCTGGAGATCCAACTTCAGCAGATTGGGCAAAAACCCCGGCCGATCCTGCAGGATCGCCGCGAGGGTGGCGCAAGGAACCGTGATGCTCCCTTCATCAGGCGATCCGCCCTGTCGGATGCCGCTGTTGGACTCTTGCAGATGAAAGATGACCGAACCAGCCTGGTCCGACAGAGCTGCCGCGAGCACCTCACTCC
Above is a genomic segment from Cyanobium sp. ATX 6F1 containing:
- a CDS encoding FkbM family methyltransferase, translated to MNRFFTLVPHHWRQALKRRLFAVRDMTTRLQQLRRAGFRCSGAIDAVAYRGDWTREFWDVFPQVPVLMIEPQPEPQSQLRDLAASVAGSEVLAAALSDQAGSVIFHLQESNSGIRQGGSPDEGSITVPCATLAAILQDRPGFLPNLLKLDLQGHELQALHGAVDHLSPFEVIICELSVIPIGDVPTFAEVNRFFEENGYRLYDVLPQYDRPLDGALWQLDAFYVRQGSDLIASAAWD